From a single Desulfonatronovibrio hydrogenovorans DSM 9292 genomic region:
- a CDS encoding bile acid:sodium symporter family protein has protein sequence MNFISRLSSLALKWLAVFVTGAALLGAWQPEFFSFFTGHVPLLLAIIIFGMGATLTLPDFGRVLKHPGKIFFAALLQYTIMPVGAWGIAVLFSLPPELAVGLVLLGSCPGGTASNVITYLARGDVALSVTMTAFSTMLAPLVTPLLVWSLAGHWLEIPVAGLFRSILTIVILPIALGLACRSLFPRTIQAGINILPIISMLAICLIVGAITGQHAREFFRISLMGAAAILAHNVLGLGLAWTMGWWAGFKRPQLKALTLEVGMQNSGLAATLALAHIHPLATLPGVLASVWQNITGPVLASFWTSKPDSGPDALGKNRAACQKNIT, from the coding sequence ATGAATTTTATTTCCAGGTTAAGCTCCCTGGCCCTGAAATGGCTGGCTGTATTTGTAACCGGAGCAGCCCTTTTGGGGGCTTGGCAGCCTGAATTTTTCTCCTTTTTTACCGGCCATGTCCCCCTTCTTCTGGCCATCATCATCTTCGGCATGGGCGCCACCCTGACCCTGCCTGACTTTGGCCGGGTCCTGAAACATCCTGGAAAGATTTTCTTTGCAGCTCTGCTTCAGTACACCATCATGCCGGTGGGAGCCTGGGGCATTGCGGTTCTGTTCAGCCTTCCTCCTGAACTGGCCGTGGGTCTGGTCCTGCTGGGTTCATGCCCAGGAGGCACAGCATCCAACGTCATCACCTACCTGGCCAGGGGTGACGTGGCCCTGTCCGTGACCATGACCGCCTTCTCAACCATGCTGGCTCCCCTGGTCACGCCTCTGCTGGTCTGGAGCCTGGCTGGTCACTGGCTGGAAATTCCCGTGGCCGGCCTGTTCAGGTCCATCCTGACCATCGTCATTCTGCCTATTGCCCTGGGCCTTGCCTGCAGAAGCCTGTTCCCCAGGACCATTCAGGCAGGGATAAACATCCTGCCCATCATATCCATGCTGGCTATTTGTCTGATCGTTGGAGCCATCACCGGCCAGCACGCCCGGGAATTTTTCAGAATCAGCCTCATGGGAGCTGCTGCCATTCTGGCCCACAACGTACTGGGACTTGGGCTGGCCTGGACAATGGGCTGGTGGGCAGGGTTTAAAAGACCTCAACTCAAGGCCTTGACCCTTGAAGTGGGTATGCAGAATTCTGGCCTGGCCGCCACCCTGGCCCTGGCCCATATCCACCCCCTGGCCACCCTGCCCGGTGTCCTGGCCAGCGTCTGGCAGAACATCACCGGCCCGGTTCTGGCCTCGTTCTGGACTTCAAAACCGGATTCAGGACCTGATGCCCTGGGTAAAAACAGGGCAGCCTGCCAAAAGAATATCACCTGA
- a CDS encoding DNA alkylation repair protein produces MEEIRSALLDHADQDRASTMQRFFKTGPGEYGQGDRFLGVSVPLVRLVAKKYRNIELDQALILLKSVFHEERLLALIILGHKYQKGARHEQEEIFRAYLDHTRYINNWDLVDVSAEHIVGAYLFSRSRSLLYQLAESTDIWERRIAVMSTFYFIKKGEFDETLRIAEQLISDSHDLIHKAVGWMLREIGKRDREVEDVFLQNHYQSMPRTMLRYAIEKFPEDLRQKYLKGQV; encoded by the coding sequence GTGGAAGAGATTCGAAGTGCACTCCTGGACCATGCTGACCAGGACAGGGCCAGTACCATGCAGCGTTTCTTTAAAACCGGCCCTGGAGAATATGGCCAGGGTGACCGGTTTCTCGGGGTCAGTGTTCCCTTAGTCCGTCTGGTGGCTAAGAAGTACCGGAATATTGAACTTGATCAGGCTTTGATCCTGCTTAAATCGGTTTTTCATGAGGAACGTCTTCTGGCCCTGATTATTCTCGGGCACAAGTATCAAAAGGGGGCCAGGCACGAGCAGGAGGAAATTTTCCGGGCATACCTGGATCATACCCGGTACATCAATAACTGGGACCTGGTGGATGTATCGGCTGAGCACATTGTTGGAGCCTACCTCTTCAGCCGTTCCCGCTCTCTTCTTTACCAGCTGGCCGAATCAACCGACATCTGGGAGCGGCGCATTGCAGTCATGTCTACATTTTATTTTATAAAAAAAGGCGAGTTTGATGAAACACTCAGGATCGCTGAACAGCTCATATCTGACAGTCACGATCTGATTCATAAGGCTGTGGGATGGATGCTCAGGGAGATCGGCAAACGGGACAGAGAGGTGGAAGATGTTTTTTTGCAAAACCATTATCAGAGTATGCCTCGAACCATGTTAAGATATGCCATTGAAAAGTTTCCTGAAGATCTGCGGCAGAAATACCTCAAAGGTCAGGTCTAG
- a CDS encoding LysE family translocator: protein MFSVEFLITSLVVVMIPGTGVIYTVSNGLFCGRKASLAAAAGCTMGIVPHLLASVLGLSAILHMSAVAFQVMKYVGAAYLLYLAWTMWRESGALKFDSGQSNIGVWSIVRRGFLINILNPKLSIFFLAFLPLFVAPGSGSPIWQMTMLSIAFMCMTLVVFIVYGISADGFRKYVVNSPVVAKWMQRSFAACFAVLGIKLATADQ, encoded by the coding sequence ATGTTCAGTGTGGAGTTCCTGATTACTTCCCTGGTAGTGGTCATGATTCCGGGCACAGGGGTCATTTATACGGTTTCCAATGGTCTGTTCTGCGGACGCAAGGCCAGTCTGGCTGCAGCTGCGGGCTGTACCATGGGCATTGTTCCCCATCTTCTGGCCAGTGTTCTGGGGTTGTCTGCCATTTTGCACATGAGTGCAGTGGCTTTTCAGGTCATGAAATATGTCGGGGCAGCATACCTGCTTTATCTGGCCTGGACCATGTGGCGTGAATCAGGTGCCTTGAAATTTGATTCCGGACAATCTAATATTGGGGTGTGGAGTATTGTCAGGAGGGGGTTTCTGATTAATATTTTAAATCCTAAGCTGTCGATATTTTTTCTGGCTTTTTTGCCTTTGTTCGTTGCTCCGGGTTCTGGTTCTCCGATCTGGCAGATGACCATGCTGAGTATTGCGTTCATGTGCATGACCCTGGTGGTTTTTATTGTTTACGGAATTTCGGCTGATGGTTTTCGTAAATATGTGGTGAACTCTCCGGTTGTGGCAAAGTGGATGCAGCGTTCTTTTGCAGCCTGTTTTGCAGTCCTCGGGATCAAGCTGGCTACAGCAGACCAGTGA
- a CDS encoding sulfide-dependent adenosine diphosphate thiazole synthase: MALDEIIISRAIIDTYTRKLMDCLELDVAICGAGPSGMVAAYYLAGAGKKVAVFERKLSLGGGMWGGGMMFNEIVIQEEAKEILDELGVRSREYQPGYFTADSVEAVCTIGSAACRAGARFFNLVSVEDVMIRENRVTGLVINWSAVETSGLHVDPLTVRTKYMVESTGHPVEVMQVIQRKIDARLNTPSGSLEGEKSMWAEKAEQSTLENTREAFPGVYVCGMSANATFGSFRMGPIFGGMLMSGKKVAQSILEKL, encoded by the coding sequence ATGGCATTGGATGAGATCATTATTTCCCGGGCTATCATCGACACCTACACCAGAAAGCTGATGGATTGCCTTGAACTTGATGTGGCCATCTGCGGGGCAGGCCCTTCGGGCATGGTTGCAGCCTATTACCTGGCTGGTGCAGGAAAGAAAGTTGCGGTTTTTGAGCGAAAGCTTTCCCTGGGAGGGGGAATGTGGGGCGGAGGAATGATGTTCAACGAGATCGTGATTCAGGAAGAAGCCAAGGAAATCCTGGACGAGCTTGGAGTCAGGTCCCGGGAATATCAGCCCGGATACTTTACTGCTGATTCAGTGGAAGCGGTCTGCACCATTGGGTCTGCAGCCTGCCGGGCCGGGGCCAGGTTCTTTAATCTGGTTTCTGTGGAAGACGTCATGATCAGGGAAAACAGGGTCACCGGCCTGGTCATAAACTGGTCAGCAGTGGAAACCTCTGGTCTGCATGTTGATCCCCTGACTGTACGGACCAAATACATGGTGGAATCCACTGGACATCCGGTAGAAGTCATGCAGGTCATCCAGAGAAAGATAGATGCCAGACTGAATACTCCTTCCGGAAGTCTTGAAGGAGAAAAGTCCATGTGGGCGGAAAAGGCCGAGCAAAGCACCCTGGAGAATACCAGGGAGGCATTCCCAGGGGTTTATGTCTGCGGGATGTCGGCCAATGCCACTTTTGGGTCTTTTCGCATGGGACCTATCTTCGGGGGTATGCTCATGTCCGGTAAAAAGGTTGCCCAGAGTATTCTGGAAAAGCTCTAA
- a CDS encoding DMT family transporter: MVGISAAFVALAALFWGLSGGIGGILTAQGWDPVVVSLYRGVIGLLFVLAWLGLRPQGSGLANSRLWFWSVIAGVGVAGNFAFYFISIAKGSVAVAATLMYCAPVFVYLVSFTLKLERPTMGKWTAIAMVMLGIVLLTGVYEIGAGDVTPIAAGAGLLSGLSYAVFIFGFKYAAPHGSPQAILVVAFAVLITILFWFSDSHQAVAVLTTPDWPLFVILGVFGAGLSFIFYIVGLNRTAPAVASIVAMVEPVTASLFGLLILNENLALLQFFGMGLILVTVTALSVYSSTQDEPLTINPADE, translated from the coding sequence ATGGTAGGAATCAGTGCAGCTTTTGTGGCCCTGGCAGCTCTTTTCTGGGGGTTGTCCGGCGGGATCGGAGGCATTCTCACGGCCCAGGGCTGGGACCCGGTTGTAGTTTCCTTGTACAGGGGGGTAATCGGGCTGCTTTTTGTTCTGGCCTGGCTGGGCCTTAGACCCCAGGGCAGTGGACTGGCAAACAGTCGATTATGGTTCTGGTCAGTAATAGCCGGGGTAGGAGTGGCTGGCAACTTTGCGTTTTACTTCATCAGCATTGCCAAGGGCAGCGTCGCAGTTGCAGCCACCCTGATGTACTGCGCGCCAGTGTTTGTCTATCTTGTGTCCTTCACCTTGAAGCTGGAAAGGCCCACTATGGGCAAATGGACTGCCATCGCCATGGTCATGCTTGGCATTGTGCTGCTTACAGGTGTGTATGAGATTGGAGCGGGTGATGTCACCCCCATTGCTGCCGGTGCCGGGCTGCTTTCCGGACTGTCCTATGCCGTATTTATCTTCGGCTTTAAGTATGCAGCCCCCCATGGCAGCCCCCAGGCAATTCTGGTGGTGGCTTTTGCAGTGCTTATCACCATACTTTTCTGGTTCAGCGATTCCCATCAGGCCGTGGCAGTGCTGACAACACCTGACTGGCCGCTGTTTGTGATCCTGGGAGTGTTTGGCGCTGGATTGTCGTTTATCTTTTATATTGTCGGCCTTAATCGGACTGCACCGGCTGTAGCATCCATTGTGGCCATGGTTGAGCCGGTTACTGCATCGCTGTTCGGCCTGCTGATTTTAAATGAAAATCTGGCTCTGCTCCAGTTTTTCGGCATGGGGCTGATTCTGGTGACTGTTACTGCACTGAGCGTATACTCGAGTACCCAGGATGAGCCTCTGACGATTAACCCGGCTGATGAGTAG
- a CDS encoding restriction endonuclease, with protein MAVPDFQSLMLPLLKFSADGVEHTMQEARDGLAQIMELSEEDLQERLPSGRQTTFANRVAWAKVYLTQAGALESPKRGRFHISDRGRKIILEGPEKIDIKYLERFKEFQEFRQASNRSRTGKSIQPDDDQISPATPEESLEQAYQQLRDEVANELINLIKGNTPEFFEKLVVHLIVSMGYGGSVKEAGKATRKTADEGIDGVIKEDRLGLDVIYLQAKRWEAVVGRPEIQKFVGALHGQRAKKGVFITTSYFSKEALDYVGQIDPKVVLIDGSDLVQLMIDHGVGVSSAVVYEVKKVDTDYFIEG; from the coding sequence TTGGCCGTACCTGATTTCCAATCATTGATGTTGCCGCTGCTTAAATTTTCAGCTGACGGGGTTGAACACACGATGCAGGAAGCGCGTGATGGACTGGCACAAATAATGGAGCTTTCCGAAGAAGATCTTCAGGAAAGGCTGCCAAGTGGACGGCAAACCACCTTTGCCAATCGTGTGGCATGGGCCAAGGTTTACCTGACCCAAGCCGGAGCTTTGGAATCGCCAAAACGAGGGAGATTCCATATTTCTGACCGTGGTCGGAAAATTATTTTAGAAGGTCCTGAAAAAATTGACATCAAATATTTGGAAAGATTTAAAGAGTTTCAAGAGTTTCGGCAGGCGAGCAACAGGAGCCGAACTGGAAAAAGCATTCAACCTGACGATGACCAAATATCACCTGCGACTCCCGAGGAATCATTAGAGCAGGCATATCAACAGCTGCGGGACGAAGTGGCCAATGAATTGATTAATCTGATCAAAGGCAATACCCCGGAATTTTTTGAGAAATTAGTTGTGCACCTTATCGTTTCCATGGGATACGGAGGCTCTGTAAAAGAGGCTGGGAAGGCAACCCGAAAAACAGCAGATGAAGGTATTGATGGTGTTATCAAGGAAGATCGTCTTGGCCTGGATGTTATCTACCTGCAGGCCAAACGATGGGAAGCTGTTGTTGGTCGGCCAGAGATTCAAAAGTTTGTGGGCGCGCTTCATGGTCAGCGGGCCAAGAAGGGCGTATTTATCACCACCAGTTACTTTTCTAAAGAAGCATTGGACTATGTTGGCCAAATTGATCCTAAGGTAGTGTTGATAGATGGCTCCGATCTTGTTCAGCTGATGATTGATCACGGGGTTGGTGTTAGTTCTGCCGTAGTATATGAAGTCAAAAAGGTGGATACGGACTACTTCATTGAAGGTTGA
- a CDS encoding UbiD family decarboxylase produces the protein MGYRNTKQCLDALEARGDLVRIDQEVDPYIEAGAIQRRVFQHKGPALLFTNVKGTGFPMAANMFGTMARARYIFRDTLATLDKLFKLKIDPLLFFKAPWKYFDVLPMLARIWPRPVKSGPIQQGQTRIENLPNLVSWPMDGGAYVTLPQVYSQNPARPGLMNSNIGMYRVQLTGNDFKLNQEVGLHYQIHRGIGLHHQQAIERNEPLRVNVFIGGPPAMTLAAVMPLPENVPELIFAGALAGHRIKMVKAANGLPMPAEADFCISGRVDLNRELLEGPFGDHLGYYSLKHDFPVLRVDQIHHRKDAIWPFTTVGRPPQEDTVFGTLIHELTHQLIPSVFSGVHEVHAVDAAGVHPLLLAVGRESYVPFARERQPQELLTCAMNLLGQSQTSLSKYLIIAAREDDPGLSAKRIPAFFSHVLKRLDFTRDLHFITRTTMDTLDYSGISLNQGSKLIMAAAGRIKRDLGTRLPRDLDLGQGFSRVRFMAPGIMVVQGPGNTRNRDSHDPAMAELGSRLEQVPGMEQFPLVVVADDADFTAAGWNNFLWVVFTRSDPATDIYGIGEFVHCKHFGATKGMLIDARLKQYHPPVLEDDPEVEKRVDRLGERGGPLYRII, from the coding sequence ATGGGATACAGGAATACCAAGCAATGCCTTGACGCTTTGGAAGCCAGGGGCGATCTGGTCCGGATAGATCAGGAAGTTGATCCGTACATAGAGGCCGGGGCCATTCAGCGCAGGGTCTTCCAGCACAAGGGCCCGGCCCTTTTGTTTACCAATGTCAAGGGAACCGGGTTTCCCATGGCTGCCAATATGTTCGGCACCATGGCCAGGGCCAGGTATATTTTCCGGGACACCCTGGCCACCCTGGACAAACTGTTTAAACTCAAGATCGACCCTCTGCTTTTTTTTAAGGCACCCTGGAAGTATTTTGACGTCCTGCCCATGCTGGCCAGGATCTGGCCCAGGCCGGTCAAGTCCGGACCGATCCAGCAGGGACAAACCAGGATAGAGAATCTGCCAAACCTTGTTTCCTGGCCCATGGATGGCGGTGCATATGTGACCCTGCCTCAGGTTTATTCACAGAATCCGGCCAGGCCGGGCCTTATGAATTCCAACATCGGCATGTACCGGGTCCAGTTGACAGGCAATGATTTCAAATTGAATCAGGAAGTCGGGCTTCATTACCAGATCCACCGGGGCATTGGTCTGCACCACCAGCAGGCCATTGAAAGGAATGAACCATTGCGGGTGAACGTGTTCATCGGCGGACCACCGGCCATGACCCTGGCTGCGGTCATGCCCTTGCCGGAAAACGTGCCTGAACTGATCTTTGCCGGGGCCCTGGCCGGACACAGGATCAAGATGGTTAAAGCCGCCAATGGGTTGCCCATGCCTGCTGAAGCGGACTTCTGCATTTCAGGCCGGGTCGATCTGAACAGGGAACTCCTTGAAGGTCCCTTTGGGGATCACCTGGGCTATTACAGTTTGAAACACGATTTTCCAGTGCTCAGGGTTGACCAGATCCACCACCGCAAGGATGCCATCTGGCCCTTTACCACAGTGGGTCGACCTCCCCAGGAGGATACAGTCTTTGGAACACTTATTCATGAACTGACCCACCAGCTCATTCCTTCGGTATTCAGTGGTGTGCACGAGGTCCATGCCGTGGATGCAGCCGGGGTTCACCCCCTGCTTCTGGCAGTGGGCCGGGAAAGTTATGTACCCTTTGCCCGGGAAAGGCAGCCCCAGGAGCTTCTGACCTGTGCCATGAATTTGCTTGGCCAGAGTCAGACCTCTTTATCCAAGTACCTGATCATTGCAGCCAGGGAAGATGATCCAGGCCTTTCTGCCAAGCGCATTCCAGCTTTTTTCAGCCATGTGCTTAAACGCCTGGACTTTACCAGGGACCTGCATTTCATCACCAGAACGACCATGGATACCCTGGACTATTCTGGTATCAGCCTGAATCAGGGGTCCAAGCTGATTATGGCTGCTGCCGGTCGGATCAAAAGGGATCTGGGTACCAGGCTGCCCAGGGATCTGGACCTTGGCCAGGGATTCAGCAGGGTCAGGTTCATGGCGCCGGGGATCATGGTGGTTCAGGGACCTGGAAACACCCGGAACAGGGACAGTCATGATCCAGCCATGGCTGAGCTGGGCTCCAGGCTGGAGCAGGTTCCAGGAATGGAACAATTTCCCCTGGTGGTGGTGGCGGATGATGCTGATTTTACGGCTGCCGGCTGGAACAATTTTTTGTGGGTTGTTTTTACCAGGTCTGATCCGGCCACAGATATTTACGGCATCGGCGAATTCGTCCATTGCAAGCATTTTGGTGCGACCAAGGGCATGCTCATTGATGCCAGGCTTAAACAGTATCATCCACCAGTGCTGGAAGATGATCCTGAAGTTGAAAAACGGGTAGACAGGCTGGGAGAGCGGGGCGGTCCTTTATACAGGATCATCTGA
- the tpx gene encoding thiol peroxidase — protein sequence MKERTGLVTIKGNPVTLLGEEVQVGQKAPAFQVVDNDLKPYTFEPGQGKVTILAAVTSLDTPVCDMETRRFNQEAAALGKDVQILTISMDLPFAQKRWCAAAGVDSVKTLSDHRDASFGLAYGLLIKEARLLARAVLVLDKGGIIRHLELVDEVGKEPDYTASLEAVKNLIS from the coding sequence ATGAAAGAGCGAACCGGTCTGGTGACCATCAAAGGAAATCCCGTAACCCTGCTGGGCGAGGAAGTACAGGTCGGTCAGAAGGCCCCCGCATTTCAGGTAGTGGACAATGATCTCAAACCGTACACCTTTGAACCAGGACAGGGCAAAGTTACTATCCTGGCTGCAGTGACCTCTCTGGATACCCCGGTCTGCGACATGGAGACCAGGCGGTTCAATCAGGAAGCAGCCGCCCTGGGCAAGGATGTCCAGATCCTGACCATCAGCATGGACCTCCCCTTTGCCCAGAAAAGATGGTGTGCTGCAGCTGGAGTGGACAGTGTCAAGACCCTGTCCGATCACAGGGATGCTTCATTCGGCCTGGCTTACGGCCTGCTCATCAAGGAAGCAAGACTCCTGGCCAGGGCCGTGCTTGTCCTGGACAAGGGAGGGATCATCAGACATCTGGAGTTGGTGGATGAAGTGGGTAAAGAGCCCGACTACACTGCATCCCTGGAGGCTGTAAAAAACCTCATCAGCTGA
- the aspA gene encoding aspartate ammonia-lyase, whose amino-acid sequence MHKNNQAQPIGERVVERTSSKTGIAQKDLETILSQGVRKTYAPGAWLFHESTPRLWFGVVEEGEVELVRGLHGSQVHLASLGVGAMIGEAALLDDAPHAVGALTGKGVTVVQVSREVWEKLRQDNPEVFYRIVAQVARRINDRLRYATDKLTSGNGSGKENLLRDVRVEHDLLGEREVPNNVYYGIQTMRALENFPISGTPLKNFSHLVRSLAFVKKASAMANAELGVLSKQNMQAICAACDEILDGKLHDQFVVDMLQGGAGTSTNMNANEVIANRALEILGHQKGEYQHVHPNDCVNCSQSTNDAYPTAVKLAVYLSIQDALGALDELKKVLEIKEQEFSHVLKMGRTENQDAVPMTLGQEFGSYAITIGSAMDSMQVAAHGLLEINMGATAIGTGINSPPGYAELVTSKLTEVSGLPVRQALNLVQSTQDAGSFVQMAGNMKRAAVQISKICKDLRWLSSGPRCGLNEILLPPMQPGSSIMPGKVNPVIPEMVNQVCFTIVGYDVTVSMAAESGDLELNMAEPIMAYCLLHGLMILKNAAIVLNSRCIAGIEANEQRCLEYVQNSIGLVTALNPVLGYERSVAIAKEALETGSSVFDLVLEKGWLTREELDDLLKPENMTRPRAIIR is encoded by the coding sequence ATGCACAAGAATAATCAGGCCCAACCCATAGGTGAACGGGTTGTTGAACGCACTTCTTCCAAAACCGGGATAGCCCAGAAGGATCTTGAGACCATCCTGAGCCAAGGGGTCAGAAAAACCTATGCTCCAGGTGCCTGGCTTTTTCATGAATCAACGCCCAGATTGTGGTTCGGGGTTGTGGAAGAGGGTGAAGTCGAGCTGGTTCGCGGTCTGCATGGTTCTCAGGTTCATCTTGCCTCCCTGGGAGTCGGAGCCATGATTGGTGAGGCTGCTCTTCTGGATGATGCGCCCCATGCAGTGGGGGCACTGACTGGTAAAGGGGTTACTGTGGTCCAGGTGTCCAGGGAGGTCTGGGAAAAGCTGCGTCAGGACAATCCTGAAGTATTTTACCGGATTGTGGCCCAGGTGGCTCGCAGGATCAATGACCGGCTGCGCTATGCTACGGACAAGCTGACCTCTGGAAATGGCAGTGGAAAAGAAAATTTGCTGCGTGATGTCCGGGTGGAGCATGATCTCCTGGGAGAGCGCGAAGTGCCCAACAATGTTTATTACGGCATCCAGACCATGCGCGCCTTGGAAAATTTTCCCATATCCGGTACGCCTTTGAAAAATTTTTCCCACCTGGTCAGATCCCTGGCCTTTGTGAAAAAGGCTTCAGCCATGGCCAATGCAGAGCTGGGCGTTCTGTCCAAACAGAACATGCAGGCCATCTGTGCGGCCTGCGATGAAATCCTGGACGGCAAACTGCATGATCAGTTCGTAGTGGATATGCTCCAGGGCGGGGCAGGCACGTCGACCAATATGAACGCCAACGAGGTCATTGCCAATCGGGCTCTGGAAATCCTGGGCCATCAAAAGGGAGAATACCAGCATGTCCATCCCAATGATTGTGTGAACTGTTCCCAGTCCACCAATGATGCTTATCCCACTGCAGTCAAGCTGGCCGTGTATCTGTCCATCCAGGACGCTCTGGGTGCCCTGGATGAGCTGAAAAAGGTTTTGGAAATTAAGGAACAGGAGTTTTCTCATGTTCTAAAGATGGGCCGGACTGAAAATCAGGATGCCGTGCCCATGACCCTGGGCCAGGAATTCGGGTCCTATGCCATCACCATTGGTTCGGCCATGGACAGCATGCAGGTGGCAGCCCATGGTCTTCTGGAAATCAATATGGGAGCCACAGCTATTGGCACAGGCATTAACAGCCCTCCAGGCTATGCTGAACTGGTTACCAGCAAGCTGACTGAAGTCAGCGGTCTTCCGGTCCGGCAGGCCTTGAACCTGGTTCAGTCCACCCAGGATGCGGGCAGTTTTGTCCAGATGGCCGGGAACATGAAGCGGGCTGCGGTCCAGATCTCCAAGATCTGCAAGGACCTGCGCTGGCTTTCTTCCGGACCGCGCTGCGGCTTGAACGAGATCCTCCTGCCACCCATGCAGCCTGGTTCATCCATCATGCCCGGCAAGGTCAATCCGGTCATCCCGGAAATGGTCAACCAGGTCTGTTTCACCATTGTTGGATACGATGTTACAGTATCCATGGCTGCTGAATCAGGCGACCTTGAGCTGAATATGGCCGAGCCTATCATGGCCTACTGCCTGCTGCACGGCTTGATGATCCTGAAAAACGCAGCCATAGTCCTGAACAGCAGGTGTATTGCAGGCATTGAAGCCAATGAACAGCGCTGCCTGGAGTACGTTCAGAACAGTATCGGCCTGGTTACTGCCCTTAATCCGGTCCTGGGCTATGAACGGTCTGTGGCCATTGCCAAGGAAGCCCTGGAAACCGGCAGCAGTGTTTTTGATCTGGTCCTGGAAAAGGGGTGGCTGACCAGGGAAGAGCTGGATGATCTGTTAAAGCCGGAAAACATGACCCGGCCCAGGGCCATCATCCGTTAA
- a CDS encoding L-lactate dehydrogenase: MQKSTHQHSKVVIVGTGMVGMSYAYALTTKGTAREIGLIDRNQARAEGEAMDLNHGLPFVKPVDIQAGGYELCRDAQIVVIAAGASQKQGETRLDLTKRNVRIVEEIVPKIMAFNPDPIILMVSNPVDILTYVALKISGLRPERVISSGTVLDTMRFRYLISRHYNIDSRNVHGYVIGEHGDSEVLVWSRVNIAGISLMDWCRACSKSIHPHKQQIEDNVRDAAYHIIEKKDATYYAIALAMNRITEAIFLNQQSVLTVGTLMQGEYGIKDVCLSLPCTVGSGGVSHVFSNPLADNEEKALRDSARILRENLASVGY, from the coding sequence ATGCAGAAGAGCACACACCAACACAGCAAGGTGGTCATAGTGGGCACAGGCATGGTGGGCATGTCTTATGCTTACGCCCTGACCACCAAGGGAACAGCCAGAGAAATCGGTCTGATTGATCGCAACCAGGCCAGAGCAGAGGGCGAAGCCATGGATCTCAACCATGGCCTGCCTTTTGTCAAACCAGTGGATATTCAGGCCGGAGGCTATGAGTTATGCAGGGATGCGCAGATTGTGGTCATCGCAGCCGGAGCCAGCCAGAAGCAGGGTGAAACAAGGCTGGACCTGACCAAACGCAACGTCAGGATAGTTGAAGAAATTGTTCCCAAGATCATGGCCTTTAATCCTGATCCCATAATCCTGATGGTCAGCAACCCGGTGGATATCCTGACATATGTAGCCTTGAAAATCTCCGGACTCCGGCCCGAACGGGTCATCAGTTCAGGGACTGTCCTGGACACCATGCGCTTCCGTTACCTCATTTCCAGACATTACAACATTGATTCACGAAATGTACATGGCTATGTCATTGGAGAACACGGCGACAGCGAAGTCCTGGTCTGGAGCAGAGTGAACATTGCCGGAATATCACTGATGGACTGGTGCAGGGCCTGCTCAAAATCGATTCACCCCCACAAACAGCAGATTGAAGACAATGTCCGGGATGCCGCCTATCACATAATCGAAAAAAAAGATGCCACCTACTATGCCATTGCCCTGGCCATGAACCGGATCACTGAAGCTATATTCCTGAACCAGCAGAGCGTACTGACCGTTGGCACCCTGATGCAGGGTGAATACGGCATCAAGGACGTATGCCTTTCACTGCCCTGCACTGTTGGCTCCGGCGGAGTCAGCCATGTGTTCTCCAACCCCCTGGCTGACAATGAAGAAAAGGCCCTGCGTGATTCAGCCCGTATCCTCAGAGAAAACCTGGCTTCTGTTGGGTACTAG
- a CDS encoding helix-hairpin-helix domain-containing protein → MEQSRTKINRLEDLPNVGPAIAARLRTLGIDKPSDLPGLDPYAMYDQINLKTGQRHDPCLLDVFISIVRFMEGAPARPWWKYTAQRKQRLRPNRS, encoded by the coding sequence ATGGAGCAGTCCAGGACAAAGATAAACAGGCTGGAAGACCTGCCCAATGTGGGTCCGGCCATAGCTGCCAGACTCAGGACCCTGGGTATTGATAAACCGTCGGACTTGCCCGGCCTGGACCCTTATGCCATGTATGATCAAATCAACTTAAAAACCGGGCAGAGACATGATCCGTGCCTGCTGGATGTGTTTATCTCCATTGTCCGGTTCATGGAAGGTGCCCCGGCCCGGCCCTGGTGGAAATATACTGCCCAGCGCAAGCAAAGGCTCAGGCCAAACCGCTCCTGA